The following are encoded together in the Myxococcus virescens genome:
- a CDS encoding DUF1800 domain-containing protein yields MRLLSVGFLVAFVLSCASGPHPTTVVASEPVSAEPAFDEARAVHVLRRMAFGPSRQALADLRRQGVEEWMASQLSRPGAPLPAGLEAKLQALPTLTMSMAELVREYPPKRQREEALKDGREPQRPALIGLEQSAAKLLRAVESPNQLEEVLVDFWFNHFNVSSDKGAVRWMVTAYERDAIRPHVFGNFRELLGATARHPAMLFYLDNWRSVRDGMPERVSREPEAPKPGLNENYARELLELHTLGVEGGYTQQDVREVARCFTGWSIRKPRQEPAFYFRRRAHDPDDKWVLGQRIPGQRSVADGEQVLDLLARHPSTARHVARKLARRFVSDTPPPALVERVAKVFLDSGGDLPTVYRALFQSPEFWAPEARAAKVKTPFEFVVSALRATEAEVTVRPRLVQSLAKMGEPLFRAPAPTGFPEGAAPWVNSGSLVARLNFSLELVSGRMPGTKVALKTLATPAEPTERAWVDALGHALLGAPPSEETRATILDALSKRAEAASAVGETRPVDVPLIAGLLLGSPEFQKQ; encoded by the coding sequence ATGCGACTTCTGTCTGTCGGATTCCTGGTGGCCTTCGTGCTCTCATGTGCGAGCGGGCCGCACCCCACGACCGTGGTGGCGTCGGAGCCTGTGTCGGCCGAACCCGCCTTCGACGAGGCACGCGCGGTCCACGTCCTGAGGCGCATGGCCTTCGGACCTTCGCGGCAGGCGTTGGCGGACCTGCGGCGCCAGGGCGTGGAGGAATGGATGGCGTCGCAGCTCTCCCGTCCCGGTGCGCCGCTGCCCGCTGGTCTGGAGGCGAAGCTTCAAGCGCTGCCCACGTTGACGATGTCCATGGCGGAGCTGGTGCGGGAGTACCCGCCGAAGCGCCAGCGGGAGGAAGCCTTGAAGGACGGGCGTGAGCCACAGCGTCCCGCCCTCATCGGTCTGGAGCAATCCGCGGCGAAGCTGCTGCGGGCGGTGGAGAGTCCCAATCAGCTCGAAGAGGTGCTGGTGGACTTCTGGTTCAACCACTTCAACGTGTCCTCGGACAAAGGCGCGGTGCGGTGGATGGTGACGGCCTACGAGCGCGATGCCATCCGCCCGCATGTCTTCGGCAACTTCCGGGAACTGCTGGGCGCCACGGCCCGCCATCCGGCGATGCTCTTCTACCTGGACAACTGGCGCAGCGTCCGTGACGGGATGCCGGAGCGCGTGTCACGCGAGCCCGAAGCGCCGAAGCCCGGCCTCAATGAGAACTACGCGCGCGAGCTGCTGGAGTTGCACACGTTGGGCGTGGAGGGTGGCTACACGCAGCAGGACGTGCGCGAGGTGGCCCGCTGTTTCACGGGCTGGAGCATCCGCAAGCCGCGCCAGGAGCCTGCGTTCTACTTCCGTCGCCGGGCGCATGACCCGGACGACAAGTGGGTGCTGGGACAGCGCATCCCCGGTCAGCGGAGCGTGGCGGATGGGGAGCAGGTGTTGGACCTGCTGGCGCGACATCCCTCCACCGCGCGCCATGTCGCTCGCAAGCTGGCGCGGCGCTTCGTCTCGGACACGCCGCCGCCGGCGCTGGTGGAGCGGGTGGCGAAGGTGTTCCTCGACTCGGGCGGGGACCTGCCCACCGTGTACCGCGCGCTCTTCCAGTCACCAGAGTTCTGGGCACCCGAGGCGCGGGCGGCGAAGGTGAAGACGCCCTTCGAGTTCGTGGTGTCCGCGCTGCGAGCCACCGAAGCGGAGGTGACGGTGCGCCCCCGGCTGGTGCAGTCCCTGGCGAAGATGGGCGAGCCGCTCTTCCGGGCTCCAGCGCCCACGGGCTTTCCGGAAGGGGCGGCTCCGTGGGTGAACAGCGGCTCCCTGGTGGCCCGGCTCAACTTCAGCCTGGAGCTGGTGTCCGGGCGGATGCCGGGGACGAAGGTCGCGTTGAAGACGTTGGCCACGCCGGCCGAGCCCACCGAGCGCGCCTGGGTGGACGCGCTGGGCCACGCGCTGCTGGGCGCGCCTCCGTCGGAGGAGACGCGAGCGACCATCCTCGACGCGCTGTCGAAGCGCGCGGAGGCCGCCAGCGCCGTGGGAGAGACACGCCCCGTGGACGTCCCGCTCATCGCCGGGTTGTTGCTGGGCTCGCCGGAGTTCCAGAAGCAGTAG
- a CDS encoding ABC transporter permease encodes MNYFSIGFRNILKNHRRSLVTLLSVGFGFASISLFAGYIKYVYGGLAKQAIHGELLGHLTVMKQGLRTEGRLHPAQYMFSKEELDRVMPILRQYPHTRLVTPRMSLSGMVSNGTASTVFVGEGMVPEDVKKLQGDFQRKLSGDLKADNPIGVATAEDLGRILNLKPGDSAALLVSTVTGQANALDVDIVDDFNTGNVGTNDKFLYLPFDLAKSLYDFDGAERLIVLLDDKAFTEQARTELTAQLKQAGFDVELKTWLELSSFYSQVKRLFDMIFAFIFSNVFIVVVMSIVNSMSMTVVERTREIGTLRAMGLRRSGILRLFTTEAFMLVVLGCAGGLLFTLLVRLAVNSAGITYTPPNSSNVVSLMVDLDVPRMARTFVMLSLLGIAAAFFPARTAARKCITDSLGHV; translated from the coding sequence ATGAACTACTTCTCCATTGGCTTCCGCAACATCCTCAAGAATCACCGGCGCAGCCTCGTCACCCTCCTCTCGGTGGGCTTCGGCTTCGCCTCCATCAGCCTCTTCGCGGGATACATCAAGTATGTGTACGGCGGGCTGGCCAAGCAGGCCATCCATGGGGAGCTGCTGGGGCACCTGACGGTGATGAAGCAAGGCCTGCGCACCGAAGGCCGCCTCCATCCGGCGCAATACATGTTCTCCAAGGAGGAGCTGGACCGGGTGATGCCCATCCTCCGGCAATACCCTCACACCCGGCTGGTGACGCCGCGCATGTCGCTCAGCGGAATGGTGTCCAACGGCACCGCGTCCACCGTCTTCGTGGGCGAGGGAATGGTCCCCGAGGACGTCAAGAAGCTCCAGGGTGACTTCCAGCGCAAGCTGTCGGGTGACTTGAAGGCGGACAACCCCATCGGAGTGGCGACGGCGGAGGACCTGGGCAGGATTCTCAACCTGAAGCCCGGCGACTCGGCCGCGCTGCTGGTGAGCACGGTGACAGGTCAGGCCAATGCGCTAGACGTGGACATCGTGGACGACTTCAACACGGGCAACGTCGGCACCAACGACAAGTTCCTGTACCTGCCCTTCGACCTGGCGAAGTCCCTGTATGACTTCGACGGCGCCGAGCGGCTCATCGTGCTGCTGGATGACAAGGCCTTCACCGAGCAGGCGCGGACGGAGCTCACGGCGCAGCTCAAGCAAGCGGGCTTCGACGTGGAGCTCAAGACGTGGCTGGAGCTGTCGAGCTTCTACTCACAGGTGAAGCGCCTGTTCGACATGATTTTCGCCTTCATCTTCAGCAACGTCTTCATCGTGGTGGTCATGAGCATCGTGAACTCCATGAGCATGACGGTGGTGGAGCGGACGCGGGAGATTGGAACGCTGCGCGCCATGGGTCTTCGCCGCTCGGGCATCCTGCGGCTCTTCACCACCGAGGCCTTCATGCTCGTGGTGCTGGGATGCGCCGGAGGGCTGCTCTTCACGTTGCTGGTGCGGCTGGCCGTCAACAGCGCGGGCATCACCTATACCCCGCCCAACTCCTCCAACGTGGTCAGCCTCATGGTCGACCTCGACGTGCCCCGGATGGCGAGGACGTTCGTGATGCTCTCGCTGCTGGGCATCGCCGCGGCCTTCTTCCCGGCGCGTACCGCCGCGCGCAAGTGCATCACCGACTCGCTGGGCCATGTCTGA
- a CDS encoding protein-arginine deiminase family protein, translating to MPPSPPARARLLPLLLACLWASACGPVADDEGGRPGNEDPLEGPFHPVVDLRADVNRNGIVELDNPTEDEGEDTWTAERGAIFLANLDDDEDACPFSMDPHRISDDALTQCHDAMDAVVNGESDLEDLARLRTVPWPEAPPGTVGSVIVSGAAGKKVRLFKRVRGNFISGGFPDTVFLSTAEIRRGVVLAIEGRDIVRDPEEWDGFADVVLTIGRNNPHDPVFTDTVRMRVAPVVLFHHMTPAWNVFVSKPAASIEANQFRQALGGVLADSGERMVYSEFAVDDLWTQDYFEPAYMSMPGPGGRQHVMQVHYRAPHVYNTDANAPLRAAGRIAFWLRGPDNAAIQQYQQGMSMASQTLNSFGNTEVIPPYEKDGVTYPLGRLFRGRGPDSRPDYQPDPSFTKMLEAQAVQPPIYVDTSWLFVDHVDETFTFLSAPTPRGWIALVADPALARRMLQDAQSRGHGDAKLFAGLSWAYSIPAEASIAEVLDNPELMDASAVAALEIDTQLSILREETGLTDADIIRVPFLFQHASDGVTAYQPATLNLLSLTPTQVVAPDPHGPLIDGKDPFKTRFEEALGAHGIRVHWVDAWAPFHIAQGEVHCATQSARQVPDVKWWEGGR from the coding sequence ATGCCGCCGTCCCCGCCTGCCCGAGCACGTCTCCTGCCGCTGTTGCTGGCATGCCTGTGGGCCAGCGCCTGCGGGCCCGTGGCCGATGACGAAGGGGGACGCCCCGGAAACGAGGATCCACTCGAAGGGCCCTTTCATCCGGTGGTCGACCTGCGCGCGGATGTGAATCGCAATGGCATCGTCGAGCTCGACAACCCCACGGAGGACGAGGGCGAGGACACCTGGACGGCGGAGCGCGGCGCCATCTTCCTGGCCAACCTGGACGACGACGAGGACGCCTGCCCCTTCTCCATGGACCCCCACCGCATCAGCGATGACGCGCTGACGCAGTGCCATGACGCCATGGACGCGGTGGTGAATGGCGAGTCGGACCTGGAGGACCTGGCCCGGCTGCGCACGGTGCCCTGGCCCGAGGCGCCCCCTGGCACAGTGGGCTCCGTCATCGTGTCCGGGGCCGCGGGCAAGAAGGTGCGCCTGTTCAAGCGCGTGCGGGGCAACTTCATTTCGGGCGGCTTTCCCGACACGGTGTTCCTGTCGACCGCCGAGATACGGCGCGGCGTGGTGCTCGCCATCGAGGGGCGCGACATCGTTCGTGACCCCGAGGAGTGGGATGGCTTCGCGGACGTGGTGCTCACCATCGGCCGGAACAATCCGCACGACCCGGTGTTCACCGACACCGTCCGCATGCGCGTGGCGCCCGTGGTGCTCTTCCACCACATGACGCCCGCGTGGAACGTCTTCGTCTCCAAGCCCGCCGCCAGCATCGAGGCCAACCAGTTCCGGCAGGCGCTGGGCGGCGTGCTCGCGGACTCAGGAGAGCGGATGGTCTACTCCGAGTTCGCGGTGGATGACTTGTGGACACAGGACTACTTCGAGCCCGCGTACATGTCGATGCCCGGCCCGGGGGGCCGCCAGCACGTCATGCAGGTCCACTACCGCGCGCCGCACGTCTACAACACTGACGCGAACGCGCCCCTGCGCGCGGCCGGCCGCATCGCGTTCTGGCTTCGCGGCCCCGACAATGCCGCCATCCAGCAGTACCAGCAGGGCATGTCCATGGCATCCCAGACGCTGAACTCCTTCGGCAATACGGAGGTCATCCCGCCTTACGAGAAGGACGGTGTCACGTATCCCCTGGGCCGGCTGTTCCGGGGCCGGGGGCCGGACTCTCGGCCGGACTATCAGCCCGACCCCAGCTTCACGAAGATGCTGGAGGCGCAGGCCGTGCAGCCTCCCATCTACGTGGACACCTCGTGGCTGTTCGTGGACCACGTGGATGAGACGTTCACCTTCCTGTCCGCCCCCACGCCTCGGGGCTGGATTGCCCTGGTGGCCGACCCGGCGCTCGCGCGGCGGATGCTCCAGGACGCGCAGTCCCGAGGGCACGGAGACGCGAAGCTCTTCGCCGGCCTGTCCTGGGCGTACTCCATTCCCGCGGAGGCGAGCATCGCCGAGGTGCTCGACAACCCCGAACTGATGGATGCCAGCGCCGTGGCGGCACTGGAAATCGACACGCAGCTCTCCATCCTCCGCGAGGAGACGGGCCTCACGGACGCCGACATCATCCGCGTGCCCTTCCTCTTCCAGCACGCTTCAGACGGCGTGACGGCGTACCAACCCGCCACGCTGAACCTGCTGTCGCTGACGCCCACGCAGGTCGTCGCGCCAGACCCGCACGGACCGCTCATCGATGGGAAGGACCCGTTCAAGACGCGGTTCGAGGAGGCGCTCGGGGCCCATGGCATCCGCGTGCACTGGGTGGATGCGTGGGCGCCGTTCCACATCGCCCAGGGCGAAGTCCACTGCGCCACCCAGAGCGCTCGGCAGGTGCCCGACGTGAAGTGGTGGGAGGGTGGACGATGA
- a CDS encoding response regulator transcription factor, with product MTSSVPALLLVEDDANLRLALRDNLENQGGYAVEEATCVREAREHLGRRDFQLILLDVMLPDGDGYTLCRALREEGVATPVLMLTARTLEDDVVRGFESGAQDYLGKPYRLRELLARVGALVRRSGAAPVKGLRFAGYRMDLDRRKVETPAGASVELTRTEFDLLAFLVRERERVLRRDEILDAVWGRDVVVDPHTVDNFVSSLKKKLGWNSTSRFAIQTVRGVGYRMEIEAA from the coding sequence ATGACCTCATCCGTTCCGGCGCTCCTCCTGGTGGAGGACGACGCCAACCTGCGGCTTGCGCTGCGCGACAACCTGGAGAACCAGGGCGGCTACGCGGTGGAGGAAGCCACCTGCGTGCGGGAGGCGCGCGAGCACCTGGGCCGGCGCGACTTCCAGCTCATCCTGCTGGACGTCATGCTGCCGGATGGTGACGGCTACACGCTGTGCCGCGCGCTGCGCGAAGAAGGCGTGGCGACGCCCGTCCTGATGCTCACCGCGCGCACCCTGGAGGATGACGTGGTGCGGGGCTTCGAGTCAGGCGCGCAGGACTACCTGGGCAAGCCCTACCGGCTGCGCGAGCTGCTGGCGCGCGTGGGCGCGTTGGTGCGCCGCTCCGGCGCGGCGCCGGTGAAGGGGCTGCGCTTCGCGGGCTACCGGATGGACCTGGACCGCCGGAAGGTGGAGACGCCGGCGGGCGCCTCGGTGGAGCTGACGCGGACGGAGTTCGACCTGCTCGCGTTCCTGGTGCGGGAGCGCGAGCGCGTGCTGCGCCGCGACGAAATCCTGGACGCGGTGTGGGGCCGGGACGTCGTGGTGGATCCGCACACCGTGGACAACTTCGTCTCCAGCCTGAAGAAGAAGCTCGGCTGGAACAGCACGTCCCGCTTCGCCATCCAGACGGTGCGCGGCGTGGGGTACCGGATGGAAATTGAAGCGGCCTGA
- a CDS encoding YfbK domain-containing protein, protein MKPTLCNALCAVLLLLSAPVLAAGGLSGTVVRASDKSPIPEVRVTATSPALTAPRSTVTDAQGGFRFPQLEEGVYSLRFEKESFQALIRTDITVKAGHEPRVDVALSAALQTRPPVLPPAPVDDDRERAPAWTLQHLPVLVPDGAWQTVYRASLGKPGSGVETRGFGVNPTIDTEESRVSEVPVAVDTRAYAVARDYLSRDVFPAEGAVRTEAFINSFDFGDEGEPYGPFLLYVEGFPSPSRKGYHVVRITVKAREPVREVGVQMEFNRKAVARYRLLGYEYLSPNPEPLDPGDETELFPLAAGQSVTAIHEVKVHGPSIAFGMLRVRYEQGNSSTWRRVQMMMPSSTLRSDYARASSSTRLAYVASAFAEKLRGSFWTRALDWPRLLTLWEGIGEPLRARKDVAQLGALIRKAQTLDTRKERFERLMPGGSSDFDDVPSLGN, encoded by the coding sequence ATGAAGCCCACCCTCTGCAATGCCCTCTGTGCCGTCCTCCTGCTGCTGTCCGCGCCTGTGCTGGCGGCCGGAGGCCTCTCCGGCACCGTCGTGCGTGCCAGCGACAAGAGCCCCATCCCGGAGGTGCGCGTCACCGCGACCTCACCCGCGCTGACAGCGCCCCGCTCCACGGTGACGGACGCGCAGGGCGGCTTCCGCTTTCCCCAACTGGAGGAGGGCGTCTACTCACTCCGTTTCGAGAAGGAGTCCTTCCAGGCGCTCATCCGGACGGACATCACGGTGAAGGCCGGGCATGAGCCCCGCGTGGACGTGGCGCTCTCCGCGGCGTTGCAGACGCGCCCCCCCGTGCTGCCCCCCGCGCCGGTGGACGATGACCGGGAGCGGGCACCCGCCTGGACGTTGCAGCACCTGCCCGTGCTCGTGCCGGATGGGGCGTGGCAGACCGTCTATCGCGCGTCGCTGGGGAAGCCGGGCTCCGGCGTCGAGACGCGGGGCTTTGGGGTGAACCCCACCATCGACACGGAGGAGTCGCGCGTCTCGGAGGTCCCCGTGGCCGTGGACACCCGCGCCTACGCGGTGGCGCGCGACTACCTGTCTCGTGACGTCTTCCCCGCGGAAGGCGCGGTGCGGACGGAGGCCTTCATCAACAGCTTCGACTTCGGGGACGAAGGCGAGCCGTACGGCCCCTTCTTGCTCTACGTCGAGGGTTTCCCTTCGCCCAGCCGCAAGGGCTATCACGTGGTGCGAATCACCGTGAAGGCCCGCGAGCCGGTGCGCGAGGTCGGCGTCCAGATGGAGTTCAACCGGAAGGCCGTCGCCCGCTACCGGCTGCTGGGCTACGAGTACCTGTCTCCGAACCCGGAGCCGCTCGACCCAGGCGACGAGACGGAGCTGTTTCCACTGGCCGCTGGCCAATCCGTCACCGCCATCCACGAGGTGAAGGTGCACGGGCCCTCCATCGCCTTCGGGATGCTCCGGGTGCGCTACGAGCAGGGCAACTCGAGCACCTGGCGCCGCGTGCAGATGATGATGCCCTCCAGCACGTTGCGCTCCGACTATGCCCGCGCCTCCTCCTCCACGCGCCTGGCCTACGTGGCCTCCGCGTTCGCGGAGAAGCTGCGAGGCTCCTTCTGGACGCGCGCCCTGGACTGGCCCCGGCTGCTGACGCTGTGGGAAGGCATCGGCGAGCCGCTGCGAGCCCGCAAGGACGTGGCGCAGCTGGGGGCGCTCATCCGCAAGGCCCAGACGCTGGACACGCGCAAGGAGCGCTTCGAGCGACTGATGCCCGGCGGAAGCTCGGACTTCGACGACGTGCCCTCCCTGGGAAACTGA
- a CDS encoding ABC transporter ATP-binding protein — protein sequence MANLEGTAASTANEDVLLSLNDIRRDYVLGETRVEALKGVSLRIHRGEFVAIWGPSGSGKSSLMNILGLVDAPTSGEVSLEGTPIAKLTDNALSDLRSRKVGFVFQSFNLIPVLSALENVMVPLQIQGVGAAEVRERASQALKDVGLENQASARPDKMSGGQRQRVAIARALVTSPSIVVADEPTANLDSENSYMVVKLMRELNRTRRVTFIFTTHDPRLLDLVDRKLLLKDGLLQTDEAVR from the coding sequence ATGGCCAACTTGGAAGGGACGGCGGCAAGCACGGCGAACGAGGACGTGCTCCTGTCCCTGAATGACATCCGGCGCGACTACGTCCTGGGAGAAACACGGGTCGAAGCCTTGAAAGGCGTCTCCCTGCGCATCCACCGGGGAGAGTTCGTCGCCATCTGGGGCCCGTCGGGCAGCGGCAAGTCCAGCCTGATGAACATCCTGGGGCTGGTGGACGCGCCCACCTCGGGTGAGGTGTCGCTGGAAGGCACGCCCATCGCGAAGCTGACGGACAACGCGCTCTCCGACTTGCGCAGCCGCAAGGTCGGCTTCGTCTTCCAGAGCTTCAACCTCATCCCCGTGCTCAGCGCCCTGGAGAACGTCATGGTGCCGCTGCAGATTCAGGGCGTGGGCGCCGCCGAGGTGCGCGAGCGCGCCAGTCAGGCCCTCAAGGACGTGGGCCTGGAGAATCAAGCCAGCGCGCGCCCGGACAAGATGAGTGGCGGTCAGCGCCAGCGCGTGGCGATTGCCCGCGCGCTCGTCACGTCGCCGTCCATCGTCGTGGCGGATGAGCCCACGGCCAACCTGGACTCGGAGAACAGCTACATGGTGGTCAAGCTCATGCGTGAGCTCAACCGCACCAGGCGCGTCACCTTCATCTTCACCACCCATGACCCGCGGCTCCTGGACCTGGTCGACCGGAAGCTCCTGCTCAAGGACGGTCTGCTCCAGACAGACGAGGCTGTGCGATGA
- a CDS encoding outer membrane lipoprotein-sorting protein: protein MKHILALILGLLLLHTGPARAAEPDAAEILRASDRSRGGGLPGIRWTVRITPESGVDKEPERLLTLKANATASLAETREPVRFKGSKLLQVDRNMWMSRPGLRKPIPISPRQKLSGQASQGDIASTNYAVDYQGKLLREEEVNGETTYVLELKAINTFCTYDRITYWVSKERQVGVKAEFFSLSGKLLKSATFEYGNQLTHEGKTFPFVSKMTIQDALTPAKTTLEYADVQVTELARGTFDVNRLGN from the coding sequence ATGAAACACATCCTGGCGCTCATCCTGGGGCTGCTGCTCTTGCACACCGGCCCGGCGCGGGCGGCGGAGCCAGACGCGGCGGAGATTCTCAGGGCCTCGGACCGCTCGCGGGGTGGCGGGCTTCCTGGCATCCGCTGGACGGTCCGCATCACTCCCGAAAGCGGCGTGGACAAGGAGCCCGAGCGGCTGCTCACCCTGAAGGCCAACGCCACCGCCAGCCTCGCGGAGACGCGAGAGCCCGTGCGCTTCAAGGGCTCCAAGCTGCTCCAGGTGGACCGGAACATGTGGATGAGCCGTCCCGGCCTCCGCAAGCCCATCCCCATCTCACCGAGGCAGAAGCTCTCCGGTCAGGCGTCTCAAGGCGACATCGCGTCGACGAACTACGCCGTCGACTACCAGGGCAAGCTGCTGCGCGAAGAGGAGGTCAACGGCGAGACCACCTACGTGCTGGAGTTGAAGGCCATCAACACGTTCTGCACCTATGACCGCATCACCTACTGGGTCTCCAAGGAGCGGCAGGTCGGCGTCAAGGCGGAGTTCTTCTCCCTCTCCGGCAAGCTGCTGAAGTCCGCGACCTTCGAGTACGGCAACCAGCTCACCCACGAAGGCAAGACGTTCCCCTTCGTGAGCAAGATGACCATCCAGGACGCGCTCACCCCGGCCAAGACGACGCTGGAGTACGCCGACGTTCAGGTGACGGAGCTGGCGCGCGGGACGTTCGACGTCAACCGGCTTGGGAACTGA
- a CDS encoding sensor histidine kinase, with protein sequence MLRRLLPTLIALLLGFAGLAWGLGSLQRIFATERDDAQASLDSRREALEQYARASLAQSLRDRLEAARPALEAAALDPLAPATGLYLRERGTQLLPRLALHDTGEDTPAKERYAGLRAGTERADEAEDPWAERLALIREVDRALSRGDRRASTVALMALLQHRAQYVLASTRDVPGFLVVLESLAERGDPVPQLMHALVRDGLADGRSGRLDGLQRLLLLRRARFTKADFDFLRERIVALSMKAGVPAADFEARAAELASEPLPLPRTLPGPALVRAGWYLEPRGGNHVRGVAVDSGALLQSLTREMRERGLLEADGQVRLLADAEVLPLADLPLSVDTPEWARAQGALARRYRLKTGMVAACAVLALGIAALAFVAQHRKLRFLELKSDFVATVSHELRTPLASIRLLAETLEWRLAEGTDARDYPARIVREADGLGFLVENLLSFNRIDKGRWVPKLAPVRLDELVAQLRKDLEFWSKVPVELEADVGDFSLRADGQLLRLLFSNLARNACAYNTRSPVRLRIEALSDGRVRFSDNGVGIPQAQWERAFEEFVRLPGQGHDAPGSGLGLALCRRIMRVHGGTLRVAASSPEGTTFELRFPHTVTT encoded by the coding sequence ATGCTCCGCCGGTTGCTGCCCACCCTCATCGCGCTCCTGCTGGGCTTCGCCGGGCTGGCCTGGGGCCTGGGCTCGCTCCAGCGCATCTTCGCCACCGAGCGGGATGATGCGCAGGCCTCGCTCGATTCCCGCCGGGAGGCCCTGGAGCAGTACGCGCGTGCCTCCCTGGCGCAGTCCCTGAGAGACCGCCTGGAAGCGGCGCGCCCCGCGCTGGAGGCCGCCGCGCTGGATCCGCTCGCCCCCGCGACGGGGCTCTACCTGAGAGAGCGCGGTACGCAGCTGCTGCCCCGGTTGGCCCTCCACGACACCGGCGAAGACACGCCCGCGAAAGAGCGCTACGCGGGCCTGCGCGCCGGCACGGAGCGGGCGGACGAGGCGGAGGACCCCTGGGCGGAGCGGCTCGCGCTGATTCGCGAGGTGGACCGGGCGCTGTCACGCGGCGACCGCCGTGCGTCCACCGTGGCGCTGATGGCGCTGCTCCAACACCGCGCGCAGTACGTGCTGGCCTCCACGCGCGACGTGCCGGGCTTCCTGGTGGTGTTGGAGTCGCTGGCGGAGCGGGGCGACCCCGTGCCCCAGTTGATGCACGCGCTGGTGCGTGACGGCCTGGCGGACGGCCGCAGCGGCCGCCTGGATGGATTGCAGCGGCTGCTCCTGCTTCGCCGCGCGCGCTTCACGAAGGCGGACTTCGACTTCCTGCGCGAGCGCATCGTGGCGCTCTCCATGAAGGCCGGCGTGCCGGCGGCGGACTTCGAGGCCCGCGCCGCCGAGCTCGCGTCCGAGCCGTTGCCATTGCCCAGGACGCTCCCGGGCCCCGCGCTGGTGCGAGCGGGGTGGTACCTGGAGCCGCGCGGCGGCAATCACGTGCGGGGCGTGGCGGTGGACTCGGGCGCGTTGCTCCAGTCGCTGACACGGGAGATGCGCGAGCGCGGGTTGCTGGAAGCGGACGGGCAGGTGCGGCTGCTCGCGGACGCGGAGGTGTTGCCGCTGGCCGACCTGCCGCTGTCGGTGGACACGCCGGAGTGGGCGCGGGCCCAAGGGGCGCTGGCGCGACGCTACCGGCTGAAGACGGGCATGGTGGCCGCGTGCGCGGTGCTGGCGCTGGGCATCGCCGCGCTGGCCTTCGTGGCCCAGCACCGCAAGTTGCGCTTCCTGGAACTGAAGAGTGACTTCGTGGCCACCGTGTCACACGAGCTGCGTACGCCACTGGCCTCTATCCGGCTGCTGGCGGAGACGCTGGAGTGGCGGTTGGCGGAGGGCACGGACGCGCGCGACTACCCGGCGCGCATCGTCCGGGAAGCGGACGGCCTGGGCTTCCTGGTGGAGAACCTGCTGTCCTTCAACCGCATCGACAAGGGGCGCTGGGTGCCAAAGCTGGCGCCGGTGCGCCTGGACGAGCTGGTGGCCCAGTTACGTAAGGACTTGGAGTTCTGGTCCAAGGTCCCCGTGGAGCTGGAGGCGGACGTGGGGGATTTCTCCCTGCGCGCGGACGGGCAGCTCCTGCGCCTGCTGTTTTCAAACCTGGCGCGCAACGCCTGTGCCTACAACACCCGCAGCCCGGTGCGCCTGCGCATCGAGGCGCTGTCCGATGGCCGCGTGCGCTTCTCCGACAACGGCGTGGGCATCCCCCAGGCGCAGTGGGAGCGCGCCTTCGAGGAGTTCGTGCGCCTGCCGGGCCAGGGACATGATGCACCCGGCAGTGGCCTGGGACTGGCCCTATGCCGCCGCATCATGCGCGTGCACGGCGGCACCCTGCGCGTGGCGGCCTCCAGCCCGGAAGGCACCACCTTCGAGCTTCGCTTTCCTCATACGGTGACGACATGA